DNA from Candidatus Bathyarchaeota archaeon:
CTGTAAAACATGGACTAACTGAAATTATAGATCTTTGGGTCAGGGTTGAGGAAAGAAGGAAAGGGATTGGGGGAAAACTCATTGATCATGCCATTATCCAGATGGAACAGTATTACAAAAGTCACGGGGTCATCTTAAGCAAAGTGATGTTGTTCACAGGAGCTTCTGATAGGTTTCTTGCTGCTAGAAACTTGTATGAAAAGAAGAGATTCCGAGTTGTAGCAACCATTCCCAAAAATGCATTAGATAATCCCTATGGTGATGATTTACTTTACGTCTTGCAGATATAAGGTCTAGTAGCTAGAATACATCCACTCTACGGACAATCTCTTAAGATTCTTATGACTTGTGGAAGAAACTTATAGAAACAAGAAGTGAGTTATCTTATCATCTTTTTCATTGATAAAGTCTATTCAATATCTCTTCTATGCAAATATAAGCCTTACATAAAAGCAAAAGGATAATGAATTTTGGCTACTTGTAAGTATTGAGAGTTTTCAGAGACTTACTTCGATGAAAACGTATTCATGCTAGAAAAAGGCTTATAGAAAAACAAACCATGTTAGAACAAACAAGATGATAAACCATATTATTCCAAACATAAGCAAGCCAACCGCCATGTCTTCATCTCTATCCTTCGTTCCAACATAAGCCACTAACCCCCCTATTATTAAAAAGAAGAAGGGAACGAGATACCATAAACCACTTGGCTTTTCAACGAAAACTGTTTCATCATTATCATGGTTTTGTGAGTCAATCTGTGAAATTTCTGGGCTGTGTTTCAGTTTAGTGAGTTTCTCTATTTCTCTCTCAAGTTTAGAAACAGAAG
Protein-coding regions in this window:
- a CDS encoding GNAT family N-acetyltransferase — translated: VKHGLTEIIDLWVRVEERRKGIGGKLIDHAIIQMEQYYKSHGVILSKVMLFTGASDRFLAARNLYEKKRFRVVATIPKNALDNPYGDDLLYVLQI